The Candidatus Microthrix subdominans genome includes a region encoding these proteins:
- a CDS encoding PAS domain S-box protein: MPVSDKMTDFGAAQVGASWPDEITERLLDLSVDLTCVASFDGYFEELSNGWIERLGYDCKELLGRPLLDFVHPDDVENTATQLAAGREGEDITQFENRFLDHAGSNRWLSWTAVAVPSVRRYYAVARDRTPEHVAEEKERESERRYVDLIESSHDIIQSIAADGHFEFVNRAWFKNLGYTPEELPGLTLFDIVEESFHDHCTLLIGQIMSGMSFDSVEITFVAKDGRKFPVEGNATGRFRDGEFIATHTFFRDISDRKEAEALTEQYQRQLEQEVAERTSALVQSEKLATLGRLSAGMAHELNNPAAAAQRGAVQLREALSQTYRRFFDLASRGITVDDVDRLSALIDRGALQATVPDTLDPLSRSDREAAIEDWLDARGVDRAWELAGPILSLNLEIGDLDALAGEIDAEALSSVVSLMTHSYTAFALLAQVGHGSEQISEIVKALKDYSFMDQAPVQEIDLHEGLNNTLIMLQAKLKRGIEVERNYGEDVPRIDALGSELNQVWTNLIDNAADAMGGSGHLMITTSADDGWVVVEIEDDGPGIADDLIDKVFEPFLTTKGPGKGTGLGLNIVFNIIRGSGGHIDVRSKPGSTVFRVRLPVRREAR; this comes from the coding sequence ATGCCCGTGAGCGACAAGATGACAGATTTCGGGGCAGCACAGGTTGGAGCGAGCTGGCCGGATGAGATCACCGAGCGGCTGCTGGACCTGAGCGTCGACCTGACGTGTGTGGCCAGCTTCGATGGCTATTTCGAAGAACTCTCCAACGGTTGGATCGAGCGCCTCGGTTACGACTGCAAGGAGCTATTGGGGCGGCCGCTGCTCGATTTCGTCCACCCGGACGATGTCGAGAACACCGCCACGCAGCTTGCCGCCGGTCGGGAGGGCGAGGACATCACGCAGTTCGAGAACAGGTTTCTCGATCACGCCGGCTCGAACCGCTGGCTCTCGTGGACCGCCGTGGCCGTCCCCTCGGTGCGCCGCTACTACGCCGTCGCTCGCGACCGAACGCCGGAGCATGTGGCAGAGGAGAAGGAGCGCGAGAGCGAACGTCGGTACGTGGACCTGATCGAGTCGTCACACGACATCATTCAGAGCATCGCAGCCGACGGCCATTTCGAGTTCGTCAATCGGGCCTGGTTCAAGAACTTGGGATACACCCCGGAGGAACTGCCAGGACTGACCCTGTTCGACATCGTCGAGGAGTCGTTCCACGATCACTGCACTCTGCTGATCGGGCAGATCATGAGCGGCATGTCCTTCGACTCGGTCGAGATCACCTTCGTCGCCAAGGACGGGCGTAAGTTTCCCGTCGAGGGCAACGCCACCGGCCGCTTCCGCGACGGAGAGTTCATTGCCACCCACACCTTCTTCCGCGATATCAGCGACCGTAAGGAAGCGGAGGCGCTGACCGAGCAGTACCAGCGCCAGCTCGAGCAGGAGGTAGCGGAGCGGACGTCGGCGCTCGTGCAGAGCGAAAAGCTGGCCACGCTCGGTCGTCTGAGTGCCGGCATGGCCCACGAGTTGAATAACCCTGCGGCGGCGGCCCAGCGGGGTGCGGTACAACTGCGGGAGGCGCTCTCGCAGACCTACCGTCGCTTTTTCGATCTTGCGTCCCGGGGAATCACCGTCGACGATGTTGACCGACTGTCGGCGTTGATCGATCGCGGTGCGCTTCAAGCCACGGTGCCCGACACGTTGGATCCGCTTTCGCGGAGCGACCGGGAAGCGGCGATCGAGGACTGGTTGGACGCCCGGGGTGTCGACCGTGCCTGGGAGTTGGCCGGTCCGATCCTCAGCCTGAACCTCGAGATCGGTGACCTGGACGCACTCGCCGGGGAAATCGACGCCGAGGCGCTCTCCTCGGTGGTGTCGTTGATGACGCACTCATACACGGCGTTCGCCCTTCTGGCCCAGGTGGGGCACGGTTCGGAGCAGATCTCCGAGATCGTCAAGGCCCTGAAGGATTACAGCTTCATGGATCAGGCCCCGGTCCAGGAGATCGATCTGCACGAGGGGCTCAACAACACGCTGATCATGTTGCAGGCGAAGCTGAAGCGTGGCATCGAGGTCGAGCGAAACTACGGCGAGGACGTGCCCCGGATCGACGCTCTCGGAAGCGAGCTGAACCAGGTCTGGACCAACCTGATCGACAACGCGGCCGATGCCATGGGCGGTTCGGGACATCTCATGATCACCACCTCCGCCGACGACGGCTGGGTGGTGGTCGAGATCGAGGACGACGGGCCGGGAATAGCGGACGATCTGATCGACAAGGTGTTCGAACCGTTCCTCACGACCAAGGGCCCGGGCAAGGGAACCGGCTTGGGGCTCAACATCGTATTCAACATCATTCGGGGGTCCGGCGGTCACATCGACGTCCGTTCCAAGCCGGGGAGCACCGTGTTCCGGGTGCGGCTTCCCGTACGCCGGGAGGCACGATGA
- a CDS encoding DUF3376 domain-containing protein — protein sequence MPSGLADGIIADAGIAKLYRGAVDVALQQAIGYDGPGFPSMAPFGQGGDIVDLRQVVTEALIGVVSTFLGRQDAGGVSDDHSPALLDRILTDPPTRPISDRLGALEMEGMREEASGGVSGEEVVLVRISAAAETPLAARFSTLFAESKKLDCSHRDGWVGRENFLRPEVKLAGNELANFSAFLDHRWRNNDWMWGRLDAASDLIGLVLKMAVDRGEPDFQGRLRTSQACRGTPRSSRSETN from the coding sequence GTGCCTTCGGGTCTGGCCGACGGCATCATCGCCGATGCTGGGATTGCGAAGCTCTACCGCGGCGCTGTCGACGTCGCTCTCCAACAAGCGATCGGATACGACGGGCCCGGGTTTCCGTCGATGGCACCGTTCGGGCAGGGCGGCGACATCGTTGATCTACGCCAAGTCGTCACGGAAGCGCTCATCGGCGTTGTCTCGACGTTTCTCGGCCGCCAGGATGCCGGGGGTGTTTCGGATGATCACTCGCCTGCGCTGCTCGATCGCATCCTGACCGATCCCCCCACTCGGCCGATTTCTGATCGGCTGGGGGCGCTGGAAATGGAAGGGATGCGTGAGGAGGCCTCGGGCGGCGTTAGCGGTGAAGAGGTGGTGCTCGTCCGAATCTCGGCGGCAGCGGAGACACCGTTGGCAGCTCGGTTCAGCACCTTGTTCGCCGAGTCGAAGAAGCTGGACTGCTCACACCGGGACGGTTGGGTGGGCCGCGAGAACTTCCTTCGGCCGGAGGTGAAGCTCGCCGGCAACGAACTGGCCAACTTCTCCGCGTTCCTCGATCACCGGTGGCGCAACAACGACTGGATGTGGGGTCGACTCGACGCAGCCTCCGATCTCATCGGGCTGGTGCTCAAGATGGCGGTCGATCGAGGTGAGCCTGATTTTCAGGGACGACTTCGTACCTCGCAGGCGTGCCGGGGGACGCCACGGAGCTCCAGGTCCGAAACAAACTGA
- a CDS encoding DUF2855 family protein encodes MTTTTDALEVDRGDTSVTRLVTDTLPDADDLPDGQVRMRVDRLAITANTVTYAEMGDMLGYWDFYPTGDDTWGRVPAMGWADVTASAHPDVEAGGRYYGWFPMVGTVDLSVTPTRHGLRDDGEHRHAHAPVYRTFEDTRTDPLAPTGFVDAVELGDLEDRQALLRGLFLTGFLADAFFEHNDWFGARRAVVLSASSKTAIAFADCASQRGLDALIGVTSPGNVDFVRGLDRYSDVVTYDEIASIAPGPAVAIDMAGNGPATRALHGNLGDALAHSMLVGRSHHDAPPARPDKGPKPEVFFAPTAMSQLTRGGTDQAELQERSAAGLRTFVEGSRDWLDVDRSFGPEATATTWAEVHAGVVPPNIGRIVSLR; translated from the coding sequence ATGACCACGACCACCGACGCACTCGAGGTCGATCGGGGCGACACCTCGGTCACCAGGCTGGTCACCGACACCCTGCCCGATGCCGACGACCTGCCCGACGGACAGGTGCGCATGCGGGTGGACCGGCTGGCGATCACAGCCAACACGGTCACGTACGCCGAGATGGGCGACATGTTGGGCTACTGGGACTTCTACCCCACCGGTGACGACACCTGGGGCCGGGTACCGGCGATGGGGTGGGCCGACGTCACCGCTTCGGCGCACCCCGATGTCGAGGCGGGCGGGCGTTATTACGGCTGGTTCCCGATGGTTGGGACGGTCGACCTCTCCGTTACTCCCACCCGGCACGGGCTCCGCGACGACGGTGAGCACCGCCACGCCCATGCCCCGGTGTACCGCACCTTCGAGGACACCCGCACCGATCCCCTCGCTCCGACCGGGTTTGTTGATGCGGTGGAACTGGGCGACCTGGAGGACCGGCAGGCACTCCTGCGCGGCCTCTTTCTCACCGGCTTTCTCGCCGATGCGTTCTTCGAGCACAACGACTGGTTCGGTGCCCGCCGCGCGGTCGTGTTGTCGGCCTCGTCGAAGACCGCCATCGCCTTCGCGGACTGTGCGTCGCAGCGTGGGCTCGATGCCTTGATCGGGGTCACGTCGCCGGGCAACGTCGACTTCGTGCGTGGGCTGGATCGATACAGCGATGTGGTCACCTACGACGAGATCGCCTCGATCGCCCCCGGTCCGGCGGTTGCGATCGACATGGCCGGCAACGGCCCGGCGACGCGAGCTCTTCATGGGAACCTGGGTGATGCCTTGGCCCATTCGATGCTGGTCGGGCGCAGCCACCACGACGCTCCCCCGGCCCGGCCCGACAAGGGCCCGAAGCCGGAGGTGTTCTTTGCGCCGACGGCGATGAGCCAGCTCACCAGGGGTGGCACCGACCAGGCTGAGCTTCAGGAACGATCGGCGGCGGGGCTTCGGACTTTCGTCGAGGGCTCACGGGACTGGCTCGACGTCGATCGCTCGTTCGGCCCCGAGGCCACAGCGACAACGTGGGCCGAGGTTCACGCAGGGGTCGTGCCGCCGAACATCGGCCGGATCGTCTCGTTGCGCTGA
- a CDS encoding FAD-dependent oxidoreductase: MSVQTDRPIIIAVDDDPAVLSAVRGDLRRQYGEHYRIVVAPGGAEAVEVLKELKLRSSPLALVVSDQRMPEVSGFEVLRAARELFDDVRTVLLTAYADTEVAIGAINDLHLDYYILKPWDPPEEQLYPVLDDLLGDWHASHRAVADVTRVVGTRWSAACHDVRDFLQRNQVPMQWLDVDLNDEGRRLHAASGGATLPIVLTPDGQHLINPDLATLATALGNRTQTDATAFDLAIVGAGPAGLAAAVYGASEGLSTVCIEQSAPGGQAGQSSRIENYLGFPNGIAGADLARRAVTQAKRFDVEVLAPAAVTHLDVNGPYPKLQLADGSQISCGALVLACGVTYNRLDVPGVADLEGAGIYYGAGLSERDTVAGEEIIIVGGANSAGQAAVFFSDHAAKVTILCRSASLSEGMSAYLVDQIAERPNIEVRLRAEVQQVGGTDRLNSITVIDGKSGETDEVKASAMFIFIGASPRTPWLPPQVAKDERGFLLTGPALGDRRFPAPDGLRDPYLYETSVPGVFAVGDVRSRSVKRVASAVGEGSVAVQFVHQFLQS, encoded by the coding sequence ATGAGCGTCCAGACCGACCGTCCGATCATCATCGCCGTCGATGACGACCCGGCGGTTCTCAGTGCAGTTCGAGGTGATCTGCGCCGTCAATATGGCGAGCACTATCGCATCGTGGTGGCCCCTGGTGGGGCCGAGGCGGTCGAGGTCCTCAAGGAACTCAAGTTGCGCAGCTCGCCTCTGGCGCTCGTGGTGTCGGACCAGCGGATGCCCGAGGTGTCCGGCTTTGAGGTGCTGCGGGCTGCACGGGAGTTGTTCGACGATGTCCGCACCGTCCTTCTCACCGCGTACGCCGATACCGAGGTGGCGATCGGCGCCATCAACGACCTGCACCTCGACTACTACATCCTCAAGCCCTGGGATCCGCCCGAGGAGCAGCTCTATCCGGTTCTCGACGATCTGCTCGGTGACTGGCATGCCAGCCATCGAGCCGTCGCCGACGTGACCCGGGTCGTCGGCACCAGGTGGTCTGCCGCCTGTCACGATGTGCGGGACTTTTTGCAACGCAATCAGGTCCCGATGCAGTGGCTCGACGTGGATCTCAACGACGAGGGGCGACGTCTGCACGCGGCTTCCGGTGGAGCGACGCTGCCGATCGTGTTGACGCCCGACGGCCAGCACCTGATCAACCCGGACCTGGCCACGTTGGCGACGGCCCTCGGAAACCGCACCCAAACCGATGCGACCGCATTCGACCTGGCGATCGTCGGCGCCGGACCGGCCGGATTGGCTGCTGCGGTCTACGGGGCAAGCGAAGGCCTGTCCACGGTCTGCATCGAACAGTCGGCTCCCGGTGGGCAGGCGGGTCAGTCATCACGGATCGAAAACTACCTGGGCTTCCCGAACGGGATCGCCGGTGCAGACCTGGCCCGGCGGGCGGTGACCCAGGCAAAGCGATTCGACGTCGAGGTGCTTGCCCCCGCAGCCGTGACCCACCTGGACGTCAATGGGCCGTACCCGAAACTGCAGTTGGCCGACGGGTCCCAGATCAGCTGCGGCGCGCTGGTCCTGGCGTGCGGGGTGACCTACAACCGCCTCGACGTCCCGGGAGTGGCCGATCTGGAGGGAGCGGGTATCTACTACGGCGCCGGGCTGAGCGAACGCGACACTGTGGCCGGCGAGGAGATCATCATCGTCGGCGGCGCCAACTCTGCGGGCCAGGCGGCGGTGTTCTTCTCCGACCACGCGGCGAAGGTCACGATCCTGTGTAGGTCGGCATCGCTGAGCGAAGGGATGTCCGCGTATCTGGTCGACCAGATTGCCGAACGGCCCAACATCGAGGTGCGTCTCCGTGCGGAGGTCCAACAGGTCGGCGGCACCGACCGGCTCAACTCGATCACTGTCATCGACGGCAAGTCCGGTGAGACCGATGAGGTGAAGGCCTCAGCGATGTTCATCTTCATCGGGGCGTCCCCCCGCACACCATGGCTGCCGCCCCAGGTAGCAAAGGATGAGCGTGGCTTCCTGCTCACCGGTCCAGCACTTGGGGACCGTCGGTTCCCGGCGCCGGACGGGTTGCGGGACCCGTACCTCTATGAGACGAGCGTGCCGGGGGTCTTCGCAGTGGGTGACGTGCGGTCGAGGTCGGTGAAGCGGGTTGCGTCGGCGGTCGGAGAAGGTTCCGTCGCGGTGCAGTTCGTCCATCAGTTCTTACAGAGCTGA
- a CDS encoding NAD(P)-dependent alcohol dehydrogenase, with amino-acid sequence MDAVQLTQWKHDPEVRDVPEPEPGPGQVLVRVGGAGLCHSDLHLIHDFESGMVPFEPPFTLGHENAGWVEALGAGVSRLEVGQPVAVYGPTGCGQCRRCIQGLENYCERQGELTSMAAGLGTDGGMARYMLVEDPRHLLPLGDLDPVQAAPLTDAALTPYHAIKRSLGLLVPGSSVVVIGVGGLGYMGVQLLEVLTGATVIAVDTRRSALDMAASAGAEHTVTAGESAAPEIAELTGGKGADVVLDFVGNEATMQLAVASGRSLGHITIVGIGGGSYPFSFFTVPYEASLASTYWGSISELIEVLELAERGLIRAEVERVPIAEVPAAYERLARGDVNGRLVAVPE; translated from the coding sequence ATGGATGCCGTTCAGCTCACCCAATGGAAGCACGACCCCGAGGTGCGTGACGTCCCCGAGCCCGAACCCGGTCCAGGCCAGGTGCTGGTGCGGGTGGGTGGCGCCGGCCTGTGCCACTCCGACCTGCACCTCATCCACGACTTTGAGTCGGGCATGGTGCCCTTCGAGCCACCCTTCACCCTCGGTCACGAGAACGCGGGTTGGGTGGAGGCGTTGGGCGCCGGCGTCTCCAGGCTGGAAGTCGGCCAGCCGGTCGCCGTCTATGGCCCTACCGGTTGCGGCCAGTGCCGCCGCTGCATCCAGGGGCTGGAGAACTATTGCGAGCGCCAGGGCGAGCTCACCTCGATGGCGGCAGGCCTGGGCACCGATGGCGGCATGGCGCGGTACATGCTGGTCGAGGACCCCCGCCACCTCCTGCCCCTCGGTGACTTGGACCCGGTGCAGGCGGCGCCCCTCACCGACGCCGCTCTGACGCCCTACCACGCGATCAAGCGGTCGCTCGGTCTGTTGGTGCCGGGGTCCTCCGTCGTCGTGATCGGTGTCGGTGGCCTCGGCTACATGGGCGTCCAACTGCTCGAGGTGCTCACCGGGGCCACGGTGATTGCGGTGGACACACGCCGATCGGCGCTCGACATGGCCGCCTCGGCCGGTGCCGAACACACGGTCACCGCAGGCGAGTCCGCCGCCCCCGAGATCGCCGAGCTCACCGGGGGCAAGGGTGCCGACGTGGTGCTCGACTTTGTCGGCAACGAGGCGACCATGCAGCTGGCCGTCGCCAGCGGTCGATCGCTCGGCCACATCACCATCGTCGGCATCGGCGGTGGCTCCTACCCGTTCAGCTTCTTCACCGTCCCCTACGAGGCCTCGCTGGCGTCGACCTATTGGGGCAGCATCTCCGAGCTGATCGAGGTGCTCGAGCTGGCCGAACGGGGCCTGATCCGCGCCGAGGTCGAGCGCGTCCCGATCGCCGAGGTGCCGGCGGCGTACGAGCGCCTCGCCCGAGGCGACGTCAACGGTCGCCTGGTGGCCGTTCCCGAGTGA
- a CDS encoding SRPBCC family protein, with protein sequence MSTAPPHAARVSCWVLRPIDEVFDALSDPETYPTWLVGCRAIRSVDDDWPSEGAHFHHRVGLVGPLTVNDSSEILEIDRPGHLALEVRFRPAGRGRVDFWLASDPAPDGSVRTRIDMDEAPIGLIAPTAPLLGPLTKGRNRASLNSFVAYLNEHPSRHGPT encoded by the coding sequence GTGTCTACAGCGCCCCCACATGCCGCCCGCGTCAGTTGTTGGGTGCTCCGGCCGATCGACGAGGTGTTCGACGCCCTCTCCGATCCCGAGACCTACCCAACCTGGCTGGTCGGTTGCCGGGCGATCCGCTCGGTTGACGATGACTGGCCGAGTGAGGGCGCGCACTTTCATCACCGGGTGGGCCTGGTCGGCCCTCTGACGGTCAACGACAGCTCCGAGATCCTCGAGATCGACCGACCCGGGCATCTGGCGCTGGAAGTGCGGTTCCGTCCGGCCGGCCGAGGTCGGGTGGACTTCTGGCTGGCGAGCGACCCCGCACCCGACGGCAGCGTCCGCACCCGCATCGACATGGACGAGGCCCCGATCGGTCTGATCGCTCCAACGGCGCCGTTGCTCGGCCCGTTGACCAAGGGCCGTAACCGAGCATCGCTGAACAGCTTTGTGGCCTACCTCAACGAGCACCCCAGCAGGCACGGCCCAACGTAG